The Vicia villosa cultivar HV-30 ecotype Madison, WI linkage group LG1, Vvil1.0, whole genome shotgun sequence genome includes a region encoding these proteins:
- the LOC131605446 gene encoding cytochrome P450 736A117-like: MLLIIASTFLFLFLLIKLYSYSSETKNSPPRLPLIGNLHQIGSFPHRNFYALAKKYGPFMQMYFGKVPILVISSAEAARDITKTHDHVFANRPPKINYDILLYNFRDVSSAPYGEYWRQLRSICMLHLLSAKRVKSLRAVREEELVLMMDKIRDYSSKSLPVNLSELIASKTNDVVCRATLGNKYSGESGTGFAKLMMDFTELLGTFMVGDYVPSLDWMTHLSGYYSRAKKVAKQFDDLLEGVVEERFNNPKGDDEEQTDLVDVLLWIQRTESLGFPIDRTTIKALLLDMFVAGTDTISTLLEWEMSELLKNPHMMKRLKEEARTVANGRTYITEDDLSNMKYLKAVGKEALRMYPPIPLLVPRECRQDVKVNGYNIKAGTRVFINAWGIARDPRYWDQPDEFRPERFLDTSVDVKGIDYQLIPFGSGRRGCPGLVYAMAANDLVLANLVHQFNWELPGGAGDKVDMSEAFGFTVHRKFPLMAYAAVSNQN, from the exons ATGCTACTGATAATCGCTTccacttttctctttctttttcttctaatCAAATTATATTCCTATTCTTCAGAAACCAAAAACTCACCTCCAAGATTACCTTTAATAGGAAATCTTCATCAAATTGGTTCCTTCCCTCACCGTAATTTTTATGCTCTTGCCAAAAAGTATGGTCCTTTCATGCAAATGTATTTTGGTAAAGTTCCTATTCTTGTCATCTCATCCGCTGAAGCTGCACGTGACATAACCAAAACTCATGATCATGTCTTTGCTAACAGACCCCCCAAGATTAACTACGACATACTTTTGTATAACTTCAGAGATGTTTCATCTGCTCCATATGGAGAGTATTGGAGACAGTTGAGAAGCATTTGTATGTTACATCTTCTTAGTGCTAAGAGGGTTAAGTCTCTCCGCGCTGTGAGAGAGGAAGAACTTGTTTTAATGATGGACAAAATAAGAGACTACTCTTCGAAATCATTACCGGTGAATTTAAGCGAATTGATCGCGTCAAAGACTAATGACGTTGTTTGCAGGGCTACTTTGGGAAATAAGTATAGTGGTGAAAGTGGTACAGGATTTGCTAAGTTGATGATGGATTTTACTGAGTTGCTTGGTACTTTTATGGTTGGGGACTATGTTCCTAGCCTTGATTGGATGACACATCTTTCTGGATATTACTCAAGAGCAAAGAAAGTTGCCAAACAATTTGACGATCTTTTGGAGGGTGTAGTCGAGGAACGTTTCAATAATCCCAAAGGTGATGATGAAGAACAGACTGATTTGGTTGATGTTTTGCTTTGGATCCAAAGGACAGAATCACTCGGTTTTCCTATAGACCGAACGACCATAAAGGCTTTGTTACTG GATATGTTTGTTGCGGGTACAGACACCATATCAACTTTGTTAGAATGGGAAATGTCGGAACTCTTGAAGAATCCACACATGATGAAGAGATTAAAAGAAGAAGCAAGGACAGTGGCGAATGGAAGAACATACATAACTGAAGACGATTTAAgtaacatgaaatacttaaaggCGGTCGGTAAAGAAGCACTACGGATGTATCCTCCGATTCCACTACTAGTCCCTCGTGAATGCAGACAAGATGTGAAAGTAAACGGTTACAACATTAAAGCAGGGACAAGAGTTTTTATCAATGCATGGGGAATTGCAAGAGATCCAAGATATTGGGATCAACCAGATGAGTTCAGGCCAGAGAGATTCTTGGATACATCGGTGGATGTGAAAGGAATAGATTACCAGTTGATTCCGTTTGGATCGGGGAGAAGAGGTTGTCCAGGACTAGTGTATGCTATGGCTGCAAATGATCTTGTGTTGGCGAACCTTGTGCATCAGTTTAACTGGGAGTTACCTGGTGGTGCTGGGGACAAGGTGGATATGTCTGAAGCATTTGGTTTTACTGTCCACAGAAAGTTTCCTCTTATGGCATATGCAGCAGTTTCTAACCAGAACTGA